A genomic segment from Castor canadensis chromosome 1, mCasCan1.hap1v2, whole genome shotgun sequence encodes:
- the Tmem126b gene encoding complex I assembly factor TMEM126B, mitochondrial isoform X5, translated as MAALKPKPGADLRDAGVVSVGDGEGTEDIKMAVYSHGQPTPSLRDAKLGRPMVIEIIEKNFEYLKREKTSNIYGTLLLGTTAALSGVTANFIFRYCFKVKYDALKTYASLTTLPFLSSVVTYKLFVTDALYSDNISKENCVLRSSLVGVACGVLYPSALAFSKNGRLAVKKQQG; from the exons ATGGCGGCGCTCAAGCCGAAGCCTGGGGCTGACCtgagggatgcaggtgtggtgtCGGTGGGAGATGGAGAAGGGACCGAG GACATCAAGATGGCAGTGTATTCACATGGTCAACCAACTCCTTCTTTAAGAGATGCAAAACTTGGAAGGCCAATGGTCATCGaaatcatagaaaaaaattttgaatatcttaaaagagaaaa GACTTCAAATATATATGGAACACTGCTCCTTGGAACAACAGCTGCCTTGTCTGGAGTAACAGCAAACTTCATTTTCAGATACTGCTTCAAGGTTAAATATGATGCTTTGAAGACATATGCATCATTGACTACACTTCCATTTTTGTCTTCCGTAGTTACTTATAAGCTCTTTGTAACTGATGCTTTGTATTCAG ataatatAAGCAAGGAAAATTGTGTTCTGAGAAGTTCACTGGTTGGTGTAGCATGTGGTGTTTTATATCCCAGTGCTTTGGCTTTTTCTAAAAATGGACGTCTGGCAGTCAA GAAACAGCAAGGTTGA
- the Tmem126b gene encoding complex I assembly factor TMEM126B, mitochondrial isoform X4, with protein MAALKPKPGADLRDAGVVSVGDGEGTEDIKMAVYSHGQPTPSLRDAKLGRPMVIEIIEKNFEYLKREKTSNIYGTLLLGTTAALSGVTANFIFRYCFKVKYDALKTYASLTTLPFLSSVVTYKLFVTDALYSDNISKENCVLRSSLVGVACGVLYPSALAFSKNGRLAVNLKNMYGISVYHALR; from the exons ATGGCGGCGCTCAAGCCGAAGCCTGGGGCTGACCtgagggatgcaggtgtggtgtCGGTGGGAGATGGAGAAGGGACCGAG GACATCAAGATGGCAGTGTATTCACATGGTCAACCAACTCCTTCTTTAAGAGATGCAAAACTTGGAAGGCCAATGGTCATCGaaatcatagaaaaaaattttgaatatcttaaaagagaaaa GACTTCAAATATATATGGAACACTGCTCCTTGGAACAACAGCTGCCTTGTCTGGAGTAACAGCAAACTTCATTTTCAGATACTGCTTCAAGGTTAAATATGATGCTTTGAAGACATATGCATCATTGACTACACTTCCATTTTTGTCTTCCGTAGTTACTTATAAGCTCTTTGTAACTGATGCTTTGTATTCAG ataatatAAGCAAGGAAAATTGTGTTCTGAGAAGTTCACTGGTTGGTGTAGCATGTGGTGTTTTATATCCCAGTGCTTTGGCTTTTTCTAAAAATGGACGTCTGGCAGTCAA TTTAAAGAACATGTATGGCATATCTGTTTATCATGCCTTGAGATAA
- the Tmem126b gene encoding complex I assembly factor TMEM126B, mitochondrial isoform X1 produces MAALKPKPGADLRDAGVVSVGDGEGTEDIKMAVYSHGQPTPSLRDAKLGRPMVIEIIEKNFEYLKREKTSNIYGTLLLGTTAALSGVTANFIFRYCFKVKYDALKTYASLTTLPFLSSVVTYKLFVTDALYSDNISKENCVLRSSLVGVACGVLYPSALAFSKNGRLAVKYHTVPLPPKGRVLLHWLLLSQTEMKAMAVPLLFQISYGVFNGLRQYAIYERALEKAVPED; encoded by the exons ATGGCGGCGCTCAAGCCGAAGCCTGGGGCTGACCtgagggatgcaggtgtggtgtCGGTGGGAGATGGAGAAGGGACCGAG GACATCAAGATGGCAGTGTATTCACATGGTCAACCAACTCCTTCTTTAAGAGATGCAAAACTTGGAAGGCCAATGGTCATCGaaatcatagaaaaaaattttgaatatcttaaaagagaaaa GACTTCAAATATATATGGAACACTGCTCCTTGGAACAACAGCTGCCTTGTCTGGAGTAACAGCAAACTTCATTTTCAGATACTGCTTCAAGGTTAAATATGATGCTTTGAAGACATATGCATCATTGACTACACTTCCATTTTTGTCTTCCGTAGTTACTTATAAGCTCTTTGTAACTGATGCTTTGTATTCAG ataatatAAGCAAGGAAAATTGTGTTCTGAGAAGTTCACTGGTTGGTGTAGCATGTGGTGTTTTATATCCCAGTGCTTTGGCTTTTTCTAAAAATGGACGTCTGGCAGTCAA GTATCATACTGTTCCACTGCCACCAAAAGGAAGAGTTTTACTTCATTGGTTGCTGCTTTCTCAGACAGAGATGAAAGCAATGGCAGTCCCCCTACTCTTTCAGATAAGTTATGGAGTATTTAATGGTCTACGGCAATATGCCATATATGAAAGAGCACTTGAGAAAGCTGTCCCTGAAGATTAA
- the Tmem126b gene encoding complex I assembly factor TMEM126B, mitochondrial isoform X3, translating to MAVYSHGQPTPSLRDAKLGRPMVIEIIEKNFEYLKREKTSNIYGTLLLGTTAALSGVTANFIFRYCFKVKYDALKTYASLTTLPFLSSVVTYKLFVTDALYSDNISKENCVLRSSLVGVACGVLYPSALAFSKNGRLAVKYHTVPLPPKGRVLLHWLLLSQTEMKAMAVPLLFQISYGVFNGLRQYAIYERALEKAVPED from the exons ATGGCAGTGTATTCACATGGTCAACCAACTCCTTCTTTAAGAGATGCAAAACTTGGAAGGCCAATGGTCATCGaaatcatagaaaaaaattttgaatatcttaaaagagaaaa GACTTCAAATATATATGGAACACTGCTCCTTGGAACAACAGCTGCCTTGTCTGGAGTAACAGCAAACTTCATTTTCAGATACTGCTTCAAGGTTAAATATGATGCTTTGAAGACATATGCATCATTGACTACACTTCCATTTTTGTCTTCCGTAGTTACTTATAAGCTCTTTGTAACTGATGCTTTGTATTCAG ataatatAAGCAAGGAAAATTGTGTTCTGAGAAGTTCACTGGTTGGTGTAGCATGTGGTGTTTTATATCCCAGTGCTTTGGCTTTTTCTAAAAATGGACGTCTGGCAGTCAA GTATCATACTGTTCCACTGCCACCAAAAGGAAGAGTTTTACTTCATTGGTTGCTGCTTTCTCAGACAGAGATGAAAGCAATGGCAGTCCCCCTACTCTTTCAGATAAGTTATGGAGTATTTAATGGTCTACGGCAATATGCCATATATGAAAGAGCACTTGAGAAAGCTGTCCCTGAAGATTAA
- the Tmem126b gene encoding complex I assembly factor TMEM126B, mitochondrial isoform X2, which translates to MDIKMAVYSHGQPTPSLRDAKLGRPMVIEIIEKNFEYLKREKTSNIYGTLLLGTTAALSGVTANFIFRYCFKVKYDALKTYASLTTLPFLSSVVTYKLFVTDALYSDNISKENCVLRSSLVGVACGVLYPSALAFSKNGRLAVKYHTVPLPPKGRVLLHWLLLSQTEMKAMAVPLLFQISYGVFNGLRQYAIYERALEKAVPED; encoded by the exons ATG GACATCAAGATGGCAGTGTATTCACATGGTCAACCAACTCCTTCTTTAAGAGATGCAAAACTTGGAAGGCCAATGGTCATCGaaatcatagaaaaaaattttgaatatcttaaaagagaaaa GACTTCAAATATATATGGAACACTGCTCCTTGGAACAACAGCTGCCTTGTCTGGAGTAACAGCAAACTTCATTTTCAGATACTGCTTCAAGGTTAAATATGATGCTTTGAAGACATATGCATCATTGACTACACTTCCATTTTTGTCTTCCGTAGTTACTTATAAGCTCTTTGTAACTGATGCTTTGTATTCAG ataatatAAGCAAGGAAAATTGTGTTCTGAGAAGTTCACTGGTTGGTGTAGCATGTGGTGTTTTATATCCCAGTGCTTTGGCTTTTTCTAAAAATGGACGTCTGGCAGTCAA GTATCATACTGTTCCACTGCCACCAAAAGGAAGAGTTTTACTTCATTGGTTGCTGCTTTCTCAGACAGAGATGAAAGCAATGGCAGTCCCCCTACTCTTTCAGATAAGTTATGGAGTATTTAATGGTCTACGGCAATATGCCATATATGAAAGAGCACTTGAGAAAGCTGTCCCTGAAGATTAA